From one Arenicella chitinivorans genomic stretch:
- a CDS encoding NfeD family protein encodes MIDFFYNPTYWHWLILGFICFGLELFAPGAFFLWLGFAAIASAALSLLMPDLNWAIQYFIFGVFSVASLVMWKQLSNKSESEETDQPYLNQRSKAFQGRVVVLSEPIVNGFGKVIINDSHWKVTGPDAAVGSKVRVTTVDGSLLHVVPE; translated from the coding sequence ATGATTGATTTTTTTTATAACCCAACCTATTGGCACTGGCTGATACTCGGCTTTATTTGCTTTGGGCTCGAACTGTTTGCGCCCGGCGCGTTTTTTCTTTGGCTAGGCTTTGCTGCCATTGCGTCGGCTGCACTGAGTTTACTCATGCCTGATTTGAACTGGGCGATCCAGTACTTCATCTTCGGTGTATTCAGTGTTGCGTCGCTGGTCATGTGGAAACAACTGAGCAACAAGTCTGAGTCAGAAGAGACTGATCAGCCCTACCTGAATCAACGCAGCAAAGCCTTTCAAGGTCGTGTCGTAGTGCTTTCGGAACCGATTGTGAACGGTTTCGGTAAGGTCATCATCAACGACAGTCACTGGAAGGTGACTGGACCGGATGCCGCCGTCGGCAGCAAAGTCCGAGTAACCACAGTTGATGGCAGCCTATTGCATGTAGTACCCGAATAA
- a CDS encoding SPFH domain-containing protein, whose product MAVVVPQGFEYTIERFGRYTKTLKPGLAFIIPIFDQVGKKQNMMERVLDVMSQEVITKDNAVVRVDGVVFFQVIDAAKASYEVNQLEVAILNLTMTNIRTVLGSMDLDESLSKRDVINSALLTVVDEATTPWGVKVTRIEIKDIAPPQDLVDAMARQMKAEREKRAAILESEGFKQSEILRAEGEKTAAILESEGRKEAAFRDAEAREREAEAEARATNMVSQAINEGSVQAVNYFVAQDYIKALTQMASSQNQKVIFMPLEAASVIGSIGGISELAKEAFEKKS is encoded by the coding sequence ATGGCGGTTGTGGTGCCACAAGGTTTTGAGTACACAATAGAACGTTTTGGGCGTTACACCAAGACACTCAAGCCAGGTCTGGCATTCATTATCCCAATATTTGATCAGGTTGGTAAAAAACAGAACATGATGGAACGTGTCCTGGATGTCATGTCGCAGGAAGTTATTACCAAAGACAACGCGGTAGTGCGTGTGGATGGTGTTGTGTTCTTTCAAGTGATTGATGCTGCCAAAGCGTCGTATGAAGTGAATCAACTGGAGGTCGCAATTCTCAATTTGACCATGACCAACATTCGAACCGTACTCGGTTCCATGGACTTAGACGAGTCATTATCGAAGCGAGATGTGATCAATTCTGCACTTCTTACCGTGGTGGACGAAGCCACCACACCGTGGGGCGTCAAAGTCACCCGGATTGAAATTAAAGACATTGCGCCACCACAAGACCTCGTGGATGCCATGGCTCGACAGATGAAAGCAGAACGGGAAAAACGCGCTGCTATTTTGGAGTCAGAAGGTTTCAAGCAGTCTGAAATTCTACGTGCAGAAGGTGAAAAAACCGCCGCCATATTAGAATCTGAAGGCCGCAAAGAAGCCGCCTTTAGAGACGCCGAAGCACGTGAACGAGAAGCCGAGGCGGAAGCGCGCGCCACCAATATGGTGTCACAAGCGATCAATGAAGGCAGTGTGCAGGCAGTAAACTACTTTGTCGCTCAGGACTACATTAAAGCACTCACCCAGATGGCAAGCTCACAGAATCAGAAAGTGATCTTTATGCCACTGGAAGCGGCCAGTGTAATCGGGTCAATTGGCGGCATTTCAGAATTGGCTAAAGAAGCGTTTGAGAAGAAGTCTTGA
- the truD gene encoding tRNA pseudouridine(13) synthase TruD yields MNSNSVLHHRADSMDWQRAFSRLGYAGGCPQVHGAIKSVPEDFQVTELMGFEPEGQGEHVWLWVRKRQQNTEQVAKALAQHAGVAYRDVSYSGMKDFHAVTWQWFSVWLPGDKNTDWQSFTLAGTEIERVQRHTRKLKRGTHQQNRFEIIVRDLAGPTSVLEQSLARVGCDGVPNYFGAQRFGRQFNNMPLAVSHLCDGVAIKKRHLKSIVISAARSWLFNHVLSERVSAASWNRLLPNEPANLHGSNSVFTSTGSDDEQRRLAELDIHPTGPLVGRHSGPDSAFEAQEMAWLEGYQDLVHGLQRVDVASLRRPLRTRVENLQWQIQGTQLALTFTLHAGQFATSVLRECIAETDQS; encoded by the coding sequence ATGAATTCTAATTCCGTTTTGCACCACCGTGCCGACAGCATGGACTGGCAGCGTGCGTTTTCCCGACTGGGTTACGCCGGCGGTTGCCCGCAGGTCCATGGTGCAATCAAATCCGTACCTGAAGACTTTCAAGTGACAGAGCTAATGGGGTTCGAGCCCGAAGGTCAGGGTGAGCACGTCTGGTTATGGGTCAGAAAGCGGCAGCAAAATACCGAGCAAGTAGCGAAAGCCCTAGCGCAGCATGCTGGGGTTGCGTATCGGGATGTTTCCTATTCCGGTATGAAAGATTTTCATGCGGTCACATGGCAATGGTTCAGCGTATGGTTGCCTGGCGACAAGAACACTGATTGGCAAAGTTTTACACTGGCGGGGACTGAAATAGAACGTGTGCAGCGGCATACTCGTAAACTGAAGCGTGGCACACATCAGCAGAATCGGTTCGAGATTATCGTCCGAGATTTGGCTGGGCCGACATCTGTTCTGGAGCAAAGCTTGGCGCGTGTCGGCTGTGACGGTGTGCCAAATTATTTTGGCGCCCAACGATTTGGTCGACAATTCAATAACATGCCGCTGGCGGTATCGCATTTGTGCGATGGCGTGGCGATTAAAAAACGTCACCTGAAAAGCATTGTTATCTCCGCCGCTCGCTCTTGGCTATTCAACCATGTTTTATCTGAGCGTGTCAGCGCAGCTAGCTGGAATCGACTGTTGCCAAACGAGCCAGCCAATCTGCATGGCTCGAATAGTGTGTTCACCAGTACCGGCAGCGATGACGAGCAGCGACGCTTAGCCGAACTAGATATCCATCCCACTGGACCGTTGGTAGGTCGGCATAGTGGGCCTGACAGTGCCTTTGAAGCACAGGAAATGGCTTGGCTCGAAGGCTATCAGGATTTGGTACATGGGTTACAGCGCGTTGACGTGGCTAGTCTCCGCAGACCATTGCGTACCCGTGTCGAAAATTTGCAGTGGCAAATACAGGGCACACAGCTGGCGTTAACGTTTACGCTTCACGCCGGCCAGTTTGCAACGTCGGTTCTACGTGAATGTATTGCCGAGACAGATCAGAGCTGA
- the pabB gene encoding aminodeoxychorismate synthase component I, with amino-acid sequence MTFNQTQFAYLDAAALFDLVAHEAWAVMLDSGTIARQPSSRLSWGYDVLAVRPYTTLVYDGSDTEIRHGTAPSRSVPGDPLDIVKAHMPAMPDQAQDLPYMPGALGYFSYDLARTFESLPAQASDAEQLPPMAVGLYSVIVVIDHAKHQTVLISDPRQSGASELFQHWVRLIKVVLSNQGEENPTLQSSCHPANQGGLRCDALAASFSESSYQKAFERVKQYIVEGDCYQVNLTNQFATSAHGDAWKTYQYLRQISPAPYGAYLNLPFATVLSNSPESFIQCRDREVVTSPIKGTRPRVRGNALRDQEVAQSLLNSPKDRAENLMIVDLMRNDLSRSCVLGSVQVPELFALHSFANVHHLISRVTGRLRDNLHALDLLRRCFPGGSITGAPKIRSMQIIEELEPCRRGLYCGAIGYLGIDGSLETNIAIRTMVVKDGVVRFGAGGGLVIDSDAKGEYQELLDKASKLLAALFPEKADAQ; translated from the coding sequence ATGACTTTTAACCAAACCCAATTTGCTTATTTGGATGCGGCTGCGCTATTTGACCTAGTGGCGCACGAAGCTTGGGCAGTGATGTTGGATTCCGGCACCATCGCGCGACAACCCAGTAGTAGATTATCCTGGGGGTATGATGTGCTTGCTGTGCGTCCATACACGACGCTGGTGTACGATGGGTCTGACACGGAGATTCGACACGGCACGGCGCCATCACGCAGTGTGCCTGGAGATCCGTTGGACATAGTTAAAGCGCACATGCCGGCGATGCCAGATCAGGCGCAGGATTTGCCGTATATGCCTGGTGCATTGGGTTATTTTTCATACGACTTGGCAAGAACGTTTGAATCGCTCCCAGCTCAGGCATCGGATGCTGAGCAACTCCCGCCGATGGCAGTGGGGCTTTATTCGGTAATCGTGGTTATCGACCATGCCAAACATCAAACGGTATTGATTTCCGATCCGCGCCAATCAGGCGCGTCTGAATTGTTTCAACATTGGGTACGCCTGATCAAGGTCGTACTTAGTAATCAGGGCGAAGAGAATCCTACGCTGCAGTCAAGCTGTCATCCAGCCAACCAGGGCGGCCTGCGCTGTGATGCGTTGGCGGCGAGTTTCAGCGAATCCAGTTACCAGAAGGCATTTGAGCGGGTAAAACAATACATTGTGGAGGGAGATTGTTACCAGGTTAATTTGACCAATCAGTTCGCGACATCAGCGCATGGTGATGCCTGGAAAACATATCAATATTTAAGACAAATCAGTCCGGCACCCTATGGGGCGTATCTCAATTTGCCGTTCGCGACGGTGCTCTCGAACTCGCCAGAAAGCTTTATTCAGTGCCGCGACCGGGAGGTCGTCACCAGTCCCATCAAAGGCACGCGACCCCGTGTCCGCGGCAACGCCCTCCGCGACCAGGAGGTGGCACAATCGCTCTTGAATAGTCCGAAAGATCGAGCCGAGAATCTAATGATCGTAGACTTGATGCGCAATGATCTGAGTCGCAGCTGTGTACTGGGTAGCGTTCAGGTACCAGAGCTGTTCGCACTCCACAGTTTTGCCAATGTGCATCACTTGATAAGTCGAGTAACCGGGCGATTACGCGATAATCTGCACGCATTGGATTTGTTGCGTCGTTGTTTTCCCGGAGGATCGATTACAGGCGCACCAAAAATTCGTTCCATGCAGATTATCGAAGAACTCGAACCCTGTCGTCGAGGTCTATATTGTGGTGCGATTGGGTATTTGGGCATAGATGGTAGCCTCGAAACCAATATTGCCATTCGGACGATGGTGGTAAAAGACGGTGTCGTTCGGTTTGGGGCTGGCGGGGGGCTGGTAATCGACTCTGATGCAAAGGGTGAATACCAGGAGCTGCTGGATAAAGCCTCAAAGTTGCTCGCTGCACTGTTTCCGGAGAAGGCTGATGCACAGTAA
- the relA gene encoding GTP diphosphokinase: MVLAAIKSLSEMELPANNVPTWLEGVANGRTPENLVRIEEAAYFAIKAHEGQKRASGEDYVNHTFAVAAIVHELGLDSDVVIAALLHDAVEDTEVELDDITHKFGADVANLVDGVTKMEVIQELSDQTNQGRSNQDAKAESLRKMMLAMVDDVRVVLIKLCDRLHNMRTLDSMRAEKQKRIATETLEIFSPLANRLGVWQIKWELEDLSFRYIEPEIYKSIAKKLAERRVDREGFINSFINDLTAALTEDGVDAEIRGRAKHIYSIWSKMQKKGLEFEQLFDVRAVRVLVNSVQDCYAALGCIHTNWKYIAGEFDDYIATPKENNYRSIHTAVIGPTGKVVEVQIRTHEMHEYNELGIAAHWRYKEGRRDNDQAVNNKILWLRQLLEWKDEVADASEFVDRVKDEVFEDRVYVFSPKGKVVDLAWGSTPIDFAYAIHTEVGHRCRGAKVNGKMVPLTYKLNTGEQVSIITSKTGGPSLDWLDTHKGYVRSRRAKARIQHWFRHENRDTTIAHGRSILERELDRMNLSDVNFDTLAKQLGADDTDELFFKLVDGSIKPGRAAVVAQRILKPETDDDESLEISFKGTAKAANDDARPANLTIQGVSDLMTNLARCCQPVPGDKVLGFVTRGTGITIHRESCPNILYQKHKAGERVVEVNWGQASEQTYPMTILLHAFDRKGLLKDVSTVFSDERVNVLELSTYTEPKDASVTMEVVVEVTSLEAMSKLLAKLDQLPNVLSVRRKK, encoded by the coding sequence ATGGTTTTAGCTGCTATCAAATCGCTCTCTGAAATGGAGTTGCCTGCAAATAATGTTCCAACTTGGTTGGAAGGCGTAGCGAATGGCCGTACGCCAGAAAATCTGGTGCGCATCGAAGAGGCTGCCTATTTCGCGATCAAAGCACACGAAGGGCAGAAACGAGCGTCTGGCGAAGACTATGTGAATCACACCTTTGCGGTCGCAGCCATTGTGCACGAGCTGGGTTTGGATTCAGACGTGGTGATCGCGGCGCTGTTGCACGATGCTGTCGAGGATACCGAGGTAGAACTCGACGATATCACTCATAAATTTGGTGCTGATGTGGCGAATCTGGTTGACGGTGTGACCAAAATGGAAGTGATTCAGGAATTGTCGGACCAGACCAATCAAGGGCGTTCCAATCAGGACGCCAAGGCCGAAAGCCTACGTAAAATGATGTTGGCAATGGTCGACGACGTTCGTGTGGTGCTGATCAAGTTATGTGATCGTTTACACAATATGCGCACACTGGACTCGATGCGGGCGGAGAAACAAAAGCGTATTGCGACGGAAACCTTGGAGATATTTTCCCCGTTGGCAAATCGCTTGGGGGTCTGGCAAATCAAATGGGAATTGGAAGACTTGTCATTTCGTTATATTGAGCCAGAGATCTATAAGAGTATCGCCAAGAAACTCGCAGAACGACGAGTGGATCGAGAAGGCTTCATTAATAGTTTCATCAACGACCTGACCGCGGCGCTGACAGAAGATGGTGTGGATGCCGAGATTCGTGGTCGTGCGAAACATATCTACAGTATCTGGAGCAAGATGCAGAAAAAAGGGCTCGAGTTTGAGCAGCTTTTTGATGTGCGTGCGGTTCGCGTATTGGTAAATTCGGTACAGGATTGTTACGCTGCACTGGGTTGTATCCATACGAACTGGAAGTACATCGCCGGAGAATTTGACGATTACATTGCGACGCCAAAGGAGAACAATTATCGCTCGATCCATACTGCGGTCATTGGCCCAACTGGCAAGGTGGTCGAAGTGCAGATCCGTACGCATGAAATGCACGAGTACAATGAACTGGGGATTGCGGCGCATTGGCGCTATAAAGAAGGCCGGCGTGACAATGACCAAGCCGTCAATAATAAAATTCTATGGTTGCGTCAGCTGCTTGAATGGAAAGATGAGGTTGCCGATGCCAGCGAGTTTGTCGACCGAGTCAAAGATGAAGTATTCGAGGATCGAGTATACGTGTTCAGCCCGAAAGGAAAGGTTGTTGACTTAGCCTGGGGCAGTACCCCAATTGACTTTGCTTACGCAATTCACACGGAAGTGGGACATCGATGTCGTGGCGCCAAGGTCAATGGCAAAATGGTGCCGTTGACCTATAAGCTCAATACCGGTGAGCAGGTCAGCATTATTACGTCAAAGACGGGTGGCCCGAGTTTAGATTGGCTGGACACGCACAAAGGGTATGTGCGTAGCCGCCGAGCGAAGGCGCGTATTCAGCATTGGTTTCGGCATGAAAATCGTGATACGACCATCGCGCATGGGCGTTCGATTCTCGAGCGTGAGTTGGACCGCATGAACCTGAGTGATGTTAATTTCGACACCTTAGCCAAGCAGCTCGGTGCGGATGATACCGACGAGCTGTTTTTTAAATTAGTGGATGGGTCAATTAAACCCGGTCGTGCTGCCGTCGTTGCCCAACGTATTCTAAAACCAGAGACGGATGACGATGAGTCGCTGGAGATCAGTTTTAAAGGCACCGCGAAAGCGGCGAACGACGATGCTCGTCCAGCCAATCTGACGATTCAGGGCGTTAGCGACTTAATGACTAATCTTGCGCGTTGTTGTCAGCCGGTCCCCGGTGACAAGGTGCTTGGCTTTGTGACACGTGGTACTGGTATAACAATTCACCGTGAATCATGCCCTAATATTCTTTATCAAAAGCACAAAGCTGGTGAGCGCGTAGTTGAAGTCAACTGGGGGCAGGCAAGTGAACAGACCTACCCGATGACGATTTTGTTGCATGCATTTGACCGTAAAGGCTTGCTGAAAGATGTGTCTACGGTGTTTTCTGACGAGCGTGTCAATGTGCTCGAGCTCAGTACCTACACCGAACCTAAAGATGCGTCAGTGACGATGGAAGTGGTGGTGGAAGTCACCAGCTTGGAAGCCATGAGCAAATTGTTAGCCAAGTTGGATCAATTACCGAATGTGTTAAGCGTGCGACGTAAAAAATAA
- a CDS encoding alpha/beta fold hydrolase, protein MDNSRFSTLVYRIIGKPERWHDDYLDIMQEVLDETDSFEEPGKLTELEIGDEILSRLSDTNEALTAFGTLLDKSRFKMIILDEEFTPIYFNQNAERLYRQLLSKVDEGKLNPKVLQLAREAAQNNTRNYLAGNRSNLTSMNYLDSSGEQVYLRSIHNQTSPDAEPTRFYLLLVLDQTRNDKQLNPDFCARYELTDREQMVLVKLMHGKTIKDISTESFISENTVKTHLKSLYRKTYTKSQADIVRLVLTHESQILDSYFGTGGGLFMPDSEKTKDKFTTLSNGLRLAYRDYGPADGDVVIVMHNGYGCRLSIPPGYEAMLARQNKRVIIPDRPGYGRTRYQKGHPKDWHSQFTEFIDQLGIQRYELVGHVFGSILCLCLATKADDRLKAVKLCCPVLVNQQSDTQYLSGILVPTARLVRASKRVAREIYELWLKSMNMNLPVHYRSMLNSSIGSAEQDTFNQQGITDVVVEGFREGSSNCLEGISNEMIFCLSPRKLDLSNIQVPVSLWWGTEDIRVTREGVDHLAAQLPNATTHIKEGYGEHLYFSLFEEIIAE, encoded by the coding sequence ATGGATAACTCTAGGTTTAGCACCCTGGTTTACCGCATTATCGGTAAACCAGAGCGTTGGCATGATGACTACCTTGATATCATGCAAGAAGTTCTCGATGAAACAGATTCGTTCGAAGAACCCGGCAAACTCACTGAACTGGAAATAGGCGACGAGATCCTCAGTCGCCTCAGTGACACGAATGAGGCGCTGACAGCGTTTGGCACGCTGCTGGATAAAAGTCGCTTCAAAATGATTATTCTGGATGAAGAGTTTACCCCTATCTACTTCAACCAGAACGCTGAACGGCTGTATCGGCAATTATTGAGCAAGGTGGATGAAGGCAAACTTAATCCTAAGGTTCTGCAACTGGCTCGCGAAGCGGCACAGAATAATACGCGCAACTATCTTGCCGGAAATCGCAGCAACCTAACCTCAATGAACTACCTCGACAGTAGCGGCGAGCAAGTCTATCTGCGCTCGATTCATAATCAAACCTCGCCGGACGCCGAACCAACCCGCTTTTACCTGCTTTTGGTACTGGACCAAACCCGCAATGATAAGCAACTCAACCCGGACTTCTGTGCGCGCTACGAACTCACTGATCGAGAACAGATGGTACTGGTTAAATTAATGCACGGTAAAACCATCAAGGATATTTCAACCGAATCGTTTATCTCTGAGAATACGGTAAAGACACACCTCAAATCACTGTACCGTAAAACGTATACCAAGTCTCAAGCTGACATTGTGCGCCTGGTCTTGACGCACGAATCGCAAATTCTGGACTCCTATTTCGGCACTGGTGGTGGACTATTTATGCCCGACAGTGAAAAAACCAAAGACAAATTCACCACGCTGTCAAACGGATTGCGATTGGCTTATCGCGATTATGGCCCTGCTGACGGTGACGTCGTTATTGTGATGCATAACGGTTACGGTTGTCGGCTCTCGATTCCACCAGGTTACGAAGCCATGCTGGCGCGCCAAAACAAGCGTGTCATCATTCCAGACCGACCAGGTTACGGGCGCACACGCTATCAAAAGGGACACCCAAAAGATTGGCACTCGCAGTTCACTGAATTCATTGATCAACTCGGTATCCAACGCTATGAATTGGTTGGTCACGTATTCGGGTCAATTCTGTGCCTCTGCCTGGCAACCAAAGCCGACGATCGACTCAAAGCGGTCAAACTTTGTTGTCCAGTGTTGGTTAATCAGCAATCTGATACACAGTATTTATCCGGCATTCTGGTGCCCACCGCGAGACTGGTTCGCGCTTCAAAACGCGTGGCGCGCGAAATCTATGAATTATGGCTCAAGAGCATGAACATGAACCTGCCAGTACATTACCGCAGTATGCTCAACTCCAGCATTGGTTCGGCCGAGCAGGACACCTTCAACCAGCAAGGTATTACCGATGTGGTGGTTGAGGGTTTTCGTGAGGGCAGCAGCAACTGTTTGGAGGGTATTTCTAACGAAATGATCTTCTGCCTGTCACCGCGCAAATTGGACCTGAGCAACATACAGGTGCCTGTTTCACTGTGGTGGGGAACGGAAGACATTCGAGTGACTCGCGAAGGTGTGGATCACCTAGCTGCACAACTACCCAACGCGACCACGCACATCAAAGAAGGCTATGGGGAACATCTCTATTTCTCCCTGTTTGAAGAGATTATCGCTGAGTAA
- a CDS encoding malate dehydrogenase, which produces MKQPVRVAVTGAAGQISYALLFRIASGSMLGQDQPVILQLLEITPAMGALQGVVMELNDCAFPLLHDVVISDDPEVAFKDADYALLVGARPRGPGMERKDLLEANAAIFSTQGKAINKVASRDIKVLVVGNPANTNALIAASNAPDLDAGQFTAMTRLDHNRALSQLAEKTGSHTTQIKRMTIWGNHSNTQYPDISNATVDGKAASELVDQTWLEDNFIPTVQERGAAIIKARGASSAASAAAAAIDHMRTWALGTEEGDWVSMAIPSDGSYGIEPGIMYSYPVTCNDGKYSIVEGLAISEFSRARMNTTEDELRQERAAIEHLLG; this is translated from the coding sequence ATGAAACAACCAGTTCGCGTTGCCGTTACCGGCGCCGCCGGCCAAATCAGTTACGCATTGCTTTTCCGCATCGCATCCGGCTCTATGCTGGGTCAAGACCAACCTGTGATTCTACAACTGCTAGAAATAACGCCAGCGATGGGCGCCCTGCAAGGTGTCGTGATGGAGCTTAATGACTGTGCGTTCCCGTTGCTGCACGACGTGGTCATTTCAGATGACCCAGAAGTCGCGTTCAAAGATGCTGACTACGCACTCTTGGTAGGTGCTCGTCCGCGTGGGCCAGGCATGGAGCGTAAAGATCTGCTGGAAGCGAATGCAGCGATTTTCTCAACGCAGGGTAAAGCCATCAATAAAGTAGCTAGCCGTGATATTAAAGTGTTGGTGGTTGGTAATCCAGCGAACACCAACGCTTTGATCGCCGCGTCTAATGCACCGGATTTAGACGCAGGTCAGTTCACTGCAATGACACGTCTGGACCATAATCGCGCATTGAGTCAATTGGCGGAAAAAACTGGTTCGCACACCACTCAAATCAAGCGAATGACGATTTGGGGAAACCACTCAAACACCCAGTACCCAGATATTTCGAATGCCACGGTTGACGGAAAAGCCGCCTCTGAGTTGGTAGATCAAACATGGTTGGAAGATAATTTCATTCCAACGGTGCAAGAGCGCGGTGCGGCTATCATCAAGGCACGTGGTGCCTCCAGTGCGGCGTCAGCTGCGGCTGCGGCAATTGACCACATGCGAACTTGGGCGCTTGGTACTGAAGAGGGCGACTGGGTCAGCATGGCGATTCCAAGTGACGGTAGCTACGGCATCGAGCCAGGCATCATGTATTCCTACCCAGTGACCTGCAACGATGGTAAATACAGCATCGTTGAGGGTTTGGCAATCAGCGAATTCAGCCGTGCGCGCATGAACACCACGGAAGACGAGTTGCGTCAAGAACGTGCGGCGATTGAGCACTTGCTTGGCTAA
- a CDS encoding DUF1244 domain-containing protein: protein MSDTTQIEAAVFRKLLAHLDQHKEVQNIELMNLADFCRNCLAKWYVASAADQGVELDYEQAREIIYGMPYNEWKSHYQTEATPAQLAIMQAKQDAKKSVD, encoded by the coding sequence ATGAGCGATACCACACAAATCGAAGCAGCAGTGTTCCGCAAACTCCTTGCACACTTAGATCAACACAAAGAGGTACAAAATATTGAACTCATGAACCTGGCCGACTTTTGTCGCAACTGCCTGGCCAAATGGTATGTGGCAAGCGCAGCCGATCAGGGAGTAGAGCTTGACTATGAGCAGGCGCGTGAAATTATATACGGGATGCCCTATAACGAATGGAAGTCACACTACCAGACCGAGGCGACCCCGGCGCAATTGGCCATTATGCAAGCCAAGCAGGACGCCAAGAAAAGCGTCGACTGA
- a CDS encoding flavodoxin family protein, whose translation MPKANKTLLIVAHTPSPNTRALAHALLGGVNAITEPTLNCELKSPFECEAENVLNADALILFTTENFGAMSGALKDFFERIYYPCLDQPARNEAKPYALVIRAGLDGSGTEIGVHRITTGLKWREAQDVLLCRGEYTRTFLPQCQQLGETMAALLVNDIL comes from the coding sequence ATGCCTAAAGCCAATAAAACCTTACTCATCGTCGCACACACGCCATCCCCTAATACGCGAGCTTTAGCCCATGCTCTATTGGGTGGTGTTAACGCTATCACAGAGCCGACGCTTAACTGTGAATTGAAATCACCCTTTGAGTGTGAAGCTGAGAATGTCCTTAACGCCGACGCGTTGATCCTGTTCACCACTGAAAACTTCGGTGCCATGAGTGGTGCGCTGAAAGATTTCTTCGAACGTATTTACTATCCTTGTCTTGATCAACCAGCGCGCAACGAAGCCAAACCCTACGCTCTGGTAATTCGCGCTGGACTAGATGGGTCAGGCACTGAAATTGGTGTACACAGAATCACCACTGGGCTTAAATGGCGTGAAGCGCAAGACGTACTTTTGTGTCGGGGCGAATATACGCGTACATTTCTACCCCAGTGCCAGCAACTCGGTGAAACCATGGCCGCCCTATTGGTAAACGACATTCTTTAA
- a CDS encoding DMT family transporter translates to MNRLSTTIAVISVILIWSTTPLAIQWSSVDAPLTSALLRMLIGVLFCGSVVTLLRQGVPMHRPALTIYLVGGVTTFLSMTLFYAAAQRIPSGWIAVLFGLSPLMTGAISALVEPETRLTPARVIGLLLGLGGLYLVFSAGLNVEQASLGGVALTLLATLISSATSVITRQLVKAQSMSGMQITTGNLLMAMPLFFAATLIMEPDFALDNSFRALSSLVYLGLIGTGVGFTLYYYLLKRVSANRLSLIALITPITGLCLSSWLNNEPMVTEVWIGAALVCVGLTLYEFKPRLGLRTL, encoded by the coding sequence ATGAACCGGCTAAGTACCACCATCGCAGTGATAAGCGTCATCCTTATTTGGAGCACCACACCGCTGGCCATCCAATGGAGCTCAGTGGACGCGCCGTTGACCAGCGCTCTGCTGCGTATGTTGATCGGCGTACTGTTTTGTGGCTCGGTTGTGACGCTCTTGCGTCAGGGTGTTCCAATGCATCGTCCGGCCTTAACGATTTATTTGGTTGGCGGCGTGACGACATTCTTGTCTATGACGTTATTTTACGCTGCTGCACAGCGTATTCCCTCTGGTTGGATCGCCGTTTTATTTGGGTTATCGCCGTTAATGACGGGCGCCATATCAGCACTGGTCGAGCCTGAAACGCGCCTGACACCTGCCCGTGTCATTGGCTTATTGCTAGGCTTAGGCGGTTTGTATCTGGTTTTCTCTGCAGGACTGAATGTTGAGCAGGCGTCGCTGGGCGGTGTGGCGCTCACGCTATTGGCAACGCTAATCAGTTCAGCGACCTCCGTAATCACGCGCCAATTGGTCAAAGCACAGAGCATGTCTGGTATGCAAATCACGACGGGCAATTTGCTGATGGCGATGCCATTGTTCTTCGCTGCCACGCTGATAATGGAACCCGACTTTGCGTTAGATAACTCGTTCCGCGCGCTCAGCAGTCTTGTCTACCTAGGTTTGATTGGTACCGGCGTTGGGTTCACGCTCTACTATTATTTATTAAAACGAGTCTCCGCAAACCGTTTATCCCTGATCGCGCTCATTACTCCGATTACTGGGCTGTGCTTAAGTAGTTGGCTGAACAATGAGCCTATGGTAACCGAAGTCTGGATTGGCGCCGCCTTGGTATGCGTTGGACTGACACTCTATGAGTTCAAACCTCGACTCGGATTGCGTACACTCTGA